The nucleotide sequence GCCCGCCGCCGCCCCGGCATTACATTGGTGGGTGACGCACCGCGACGCTTTGCTCAATTTGATGCAGGATCGCGACTGCGCGTTTGTGTATCACGCCGACACCATTCGCGAACGGGTCGGTTCGATGAAACACCTCGGCGCACTGGACAATGTGCTGTACGCCATGAAAGCGAACCCAAACGAACAGGTACTCGAGACCATTTACGAGGCGGGCATGAGTTTTGAGTGTGTCTCGCCTGGCGAACTTAAGCGCCTGTTCAAATTGTTCCCAGCCATCGATCGCCAGCACATTCTCTATACCCCCAATTTTGCGCCGCGAGACGACTATCGATTCGGCCTCAACAGCGGCGTTCGCGTGACGCTCGACAATTTGTTTCCCTTGCGACATTGGGGCGAGGACTTTCGGGGACGCGACGTCTTTGTCCGCCTCGATCCCGGCCACGGTAAGGGCCATCACGAACTCGTACGTACCGCGGGCGCACAATCCAAATTCGGCATACCGCTGTTTGAACTCGAGGAACTTCAGACACTCGCCAAACAGTTCGACGTGCGCATTAAGGGCATTCACGCCCATAGCGGTAGCGGCATCATGGAAAGCGGCAACTGGCGCCAAGTGGGTCGCGTGCTCTCTGCGGCCGCAGCGCGATTTCCGGAGGTTGAGATCATCGATCTGGGCGGCGGGCTGGGTATCCCTGAAAAACCCGGTGACCCACCCCTGGACATGGTCAACGTGGACCGCGCGCTCACGACGCTTCGCGAAGAATACAGCGATTATCGGTTCTGGATGGAGCCGGGTCGCTTTATCGTGGCCGAAGCCGGCGCGTTACTCGCTCGTGTCACGCAAACCAAAGGCAAAGGGGATGTGCAATACGTGGGGGTCGCCACGGGCATGAATTCGTTGATACGACCCGCGCTCTATGGCGCCTACCACCCAATCGTCAACCTATCGCGCCTAGCGGACACGCCCAGTGAGCGCTACACCGTGGTGGGTCCCAACTGCGAAACCGGGGATCGCCTGGGACTCGATCGTGCGCTGCCATCTTGCCAAACAGGCGATGTACTGCTCATCGCCAACGCCGGCGCGTACGGTTATGCGATGAGTTCGCGCTACAACCTCCGCGAACCGGCCCAAGAGTTTCTACTCTGACAGACTCCACCTCGCGCCGGAGCCGGCGTCGGTCAACACCCCTCAGGTTGCGATAAGCCGACACCTAGATGCGTTACAACGTCGTCAATATCTGGCAGGATGCTCGTTTGTTCTGTTCATCTTTGGGGGCATCATGAACCGCTTTGTACTATCCCTCTTCGGGGCGTTGCTCTGCGCAGCCGCACTCGCTAACGACACCACACCCGGCCTCAATGACGAGACCTTTGCTGGCCTTGAGCTGCGGGGCATCGGCCCTGCCTTCATGTCAGGACGTATTGCTGACATCGCCATTGACCCGACCAACACGAGCACGCGCTACATCGCCGTGGGCAGTGGCGGCGTGTGGAAAACCACCAACGCCGGCGTAACCTGGGAGTCGATATTTGACGGCCAAGGCGCCTACAGCATCGGCGCGATCACGATCGATCCCAATCATCCGCAGACTATCTGGGTGGGAACCGGCGAAAACGTCAGTGGTCGCCATGTCGGTTATGGCGACGGTATCTACGTCAGTCATGATGGTGGTGGCAGTTGGGAAAACATGGGCCTCGAAAAATCGGAGCACATCGGCATGATTCGCGTTGACCCGCGCGATTCGGACACTGTTTTTGTCGCCGCGCAGGGACCGCTGTGGTCATCTGGCGGCGAGCGAGGGCTCTACAAAACCACCGATGGCGGCGAAAACTGGACGCGTGTACTCAAGGGCAATCAGTGGACCGGTGCCGGCGAAGTACATATGCATCCGGACAACCCGGATATTCTGTATGCCACGACGTGGCAGCGTCTGCGTACCGTGGCGGCTTTAATGAACGGCGGACCCGACACCGGCATTCATAAATCAACCGACGGCGGTGAAACCTGGACCGAGTTAACCAACGGCTTACCTTCGGGTGACATGGGTAAGATCGGTCTGGCCATTTCGCCGATGCAGCCCGATGTCATCTACGCCACGATCGAAATCGGTGACCGCAAAGGTGGGGTCTATCGCTCGGACAACGGCGGCGCGAGCTTCACGAAACAAAGCGACTACATTTCCAGTGGTACCGGTCCACACTACTATCAAGAATTGTTCGCTAGCCCGCATAAGTTTGATCAGCTCTATCATATGGACGTGTTTCTCCATATTTCCGACGACGGCGGTAAGACATTTGTCCGCACAAAATACAACGACAAACACGTTGATCATCATGCCATCGCGTTCTTGCCGGACGATCCCGATTATTTGTTGGTGGGCACTGACGGCGGTTTGTACGAATCGTTCGACAGCGGTAACAAGTGGCGCTTTACAGGCAACTTACCGCTCACGCAGTTTTACAAAGTCGCCATCGATTTTGATTTGCCGTTTTATAATGTCTACGGCGGCACGCAGGACAACAACAGTCAGGGCGGGCCATCCCGCACAGACAATTGGACCGGAATATTGAATTCCGACTGGTTTGTCACGCTGGGTGGGGATGGCCACCAGTCGGCCGTTGACCCAACCAACCCCGACATCGTGTATGCCCAATGGCAGCAGGGCAACCTGACCCGCTACGACCGCAAAACGGGTGAAACGGTGTACATCAAACCGCAACCCGGCCCCGGCGAACCGTCCGAACGTTTCAACTGGGACGCCCCCATTCTGATCAGCCCGCATGATCCCGCCGTGCTGTATTTTGGCAGTTCGCGCGTGTGGCGCTCACCGGATCGCGGTGACAGTTGGCAAGCGATTAGCGGCGATCTGACACGCGACGTCGATCGACTCAGAGAACCGATGATGGGTCGTCAGTGGAACGATAAGGCCGCCTGGGATCTGTACGCCATGTCGATGTACAGCACCGTCACATCACTTTCCGAGTCGCCGCTTGAGCCCAACCTGCTCTATGCCGGCACAGATGATGGACTCATCCAGATCAGCGAGAACGGCGGTGAATCCTGGCGTGAGATCGACAGCCTGCCCGGTGTTGCCGACTACTTCTTTGTCAATGACATCAAAGCCGACCTGCATGACAAAGACACGGTGTACGTGGCCGTCGACCAGCATAAGAACGGCGACTTTGCCCCGTACTTGTATAAGAGCACTAACCGCGGACGCAGTTGGCGCAGCATTACCGCCAATCTGCCCGAACGCCACCTCGTTTGGCGCATCGTGCAAGATCATGTCGACCCGGAGCTGCTGTTTGTGGGCACTGAGTTTGGCGTGTTCTTTACCCTCGACGGTGGAAAGCGCTGGGTCAAACTGACCGGTAACGCACCAACGATCTCGTTCCGCGATCTGGTGATACAACCTCGCGAAAACGATCTGGTTGGCGCAACGTTCGGGCGCGGCTTTTACATTTTCGACGATTACAGCGTACTGAGACACATTGACCCCGATACACTCGAGACCGAGGCGCAGTTGTTCCCGGTACGCAAAACACCTTGGTATGTGCCCAAGAGCACGATCGGTTGCGATCAGCCAGGCTGTCGCGCGAGCCGTGGTGGCAGCCTGTTTGTGGCGCCAAACCCCGACTTTGGAGCAATCCTGACCTATTACCTGCCTGAAGCACTGCAAACACGTCAGGCCAAACGGCATGCGGATGACAAGAAGCTCGCCGCCGATGGCGATGATACGGTGTTCCCCTCCTTCGACGCGTTACACGAGGAAGAATCGGAGAGTGAGCCCGCCGTGGTGCTTCTGATCAAAGACGCCAATGGCAATTTAGTGCGGCAAGTCACTGGCCCCACGGGTGCAGGTTTTCATCGCGTCGCCTGGGATTTGCGCTATCCCTCTAAGGCGTCGTGGGAGCCACCTGAAGACCCGACGCCATGGAATTCGCCGCCTACCGGCCCATGGGCGGAACCTGGCACGTACAGCGTAACGTTCGCAACGCGTGTGAACGGTGAACTGACGGTCACCGATCAGGTGCATGAGTTTGAGGTCGCGCCAATTCGCGAACCGACGTTAACCGGCGCCACGCAAGGAGAGCGCTTAGCGTTCAATCGTCAGACCGAAGAACTACGACGTCAGGTGACCATCACATCAGAACGCGTCGGCGCTGCGCTCGAGCAGCTTAAGTCGGCGGCCGGCACACTGCGCCGGTTCAATGCCGATCCTTCGCTCTTGACTGAAGCTGAGCGTCTAGCACGTGAGTTGGGGAATCAGGCCCGCTTGATCAACGGTGACAGCAATGCCTCTCGCTATAACTCTGCGGAGTTTGTGTCTATTTGGCAGCGTGTGTTTGTGGCGGGATCCGGTGTGGACAATACCTACGGCCCGACCGAGACGATGCGCATGAGCCTGAACATCGCAAACGACAAATTAGCTGAGGTGCGCGCGGTGACGACACCGCTGCTTGAATCAGAACTGCCTGCGCTAATGGAACGCCTCGATGCAGCGGGCGTACCTTGGACTAAGGGTCGATAGCAGACGAGTC is from Pseudomonadota bacterium and encodes:
- a CDS encoding glycosyl hydrolase, which codes for MNRFVLSLFGALLCAAALANDTTPGLNDETFAGLELRGIGPAFMSGRIADIAIDPTNTSTRYIAVGSGGVWKTTNAGVTWESIFDGQGAYSIGAITIDPNHPQTIWVGTGENVSGRHVGYGDGIYVSHDGGGSWENMGLEKSEHIGMIRVDPRDSDTVFVAAQGPLWSSGGERGLYKTTDGGENWTRVLKGNQWTGAGEVHMHPDNPDILYATTWQRLRTVAALMNGGPDTGIHKSTDGGETWTELTNGLPSGDMGKIGLAISPMQPDVIYATIEIGDRKGGVYRSDNGGASFTKQSDYISSGTGPHYYQELFASPHKFDQLYHMDVFLHISDDGGKTFVRTKYNDKHVDHHAIAFLPDDPDYLLVGTDGGLYESFDSGNKWRFTGNLPLTQFYKVAIDFDLPFYNVYGGTQDNNSQGGPSRTDNWTGILNSDWFVTLGGDGHQSAVDPTNPDIVYAQWQQGNLTRYDRKTGETVYIKPQPGPGEPSERFNWDAPILISPHDPAVLYFGSSRVWRSPDRGDSWQAISGDLTRDVDRLREPMMGRQWNDKAAWDLYAMSMYSTVTSLSESPLEPNLLYAGTDDGLIQISENGGESWREIDSLPGVADYFFVNDIKADLHDKDTVYVAVDQHKNGDFAPYLYKSTNRGRSWRSITANLPERHLVWRIVQDHVDPELLFVGTEFGVFFTLDGGKRWVKLTGNAPTISFRDLVIQPRENDLVGATFGRGFYIFDDYSVLRHIDPDTLETEAQLFPVRKTPWYVPKSTIGCDQPGCRASRGGSLFVAPNPDFGAILTYYLPEALQTRQAKRHADDKKLAADGDDTVFPSFDALHEEESESEPAVVLLIKDANGNLVRQVTGPTGAGFHRVAWDLRYPSKASWEPPEDPTPWNSPPTGPWAEPGTYSVTFATRVNGELTVTDQVHEFEVAPIREPTLTGATQGERLAFNRQTEELRRQVTITSERVGAALEQLKSAAGTLRRFNADPSLLTEAERLARELGNQARLINGDSNASRYNSAEFVSIWQRVFVAGSGVDNTYGPTETMRMSLNIANDKLAEVRAVTTPLLESELPALMERLDAAGVPWTKGR